A genomic window from Periweissella cryptocerci includes:
- a CDS encoding THUMP domain-containing class I SAM-dependent RNA methyltransferase: protein MAEKTFKLMATAAAGIEALVGQELKDLGYSVEVENGRVRFEGTVRDIIKTNLWLRTADRIKIVVAEFDAFTFDQLFENTKAIKWDELLPYDAEFPVQGRSRNSKIHSVPSAQAIVKKAIVNSLSETYHTRANLPETGNLFPLEVMINKDHVILTLDTTGSSLFKRGYRVEKGGAPLKENMAAALVMLSHWYPDMPFVDPVTGSGTIPIEAALIARNIAPGFNRDFVIEKWDWIDPKISEDLRAEADAMADYDIELDITGYDIDGDMIEIAKANALEAGLGDDITFKQLAAKDWEPTKKNGVIVANPPYGERLGDEETVHQLYKEMGQVYRPMKTWSKYILTSDLEFEQFYGERATKKRKLYNGALRTDLFQFWGKKERTPKA from the coding sequence ATGGCAGAAAAAACATTTAAGTTAATGGCAACGGCGGCGGCTGGAATTGAAGCGCTTGTTGGTCAAGAATTAAAGGACCTCGGTTACAGTGTTGAAGTTGAAAATGGGCGTGTTCGCTTTGAAGGGACTGTTCGCGATATTATCAAAACCAACCTTTGGCTCCGAACAGCTGACCGAATTAAGATTGTCGTGGCTGAATTTGATGCTTTCACTTTCGACCAATTATTTGAAAACACCAAAGCAATTAAATGGGACGAACTTTTACCTTATGATGCAGAATTTCCGGTACAAGGTCGTTCACGTAATTCTAAAATTCACTCAGTACCATCAGCACAAGCAATTGTGAAAAAGGCAATTGTTAATTCATTGTCAGAAACTTACCACACACGGGCGAACTTACCTGAAACTGGTAACTTATTCCCACTTGAAGTGATGATTAACAAAGATCACGTCATTTTAACGTTGGATACCACGGGTTCTTCACTATTTAAGCGTGGTTACCGGGTTGAAAAGGGTGGTGCACCGCTAAAAGAAAACATGGCAGCAGCATTGGTAATGTTATCACACTGGTATCCAGATATGCCGTTTGTTGACCCCGTGACTGGTTCTGGTACCATTCCAATTGAAGCGGCATTAATTGCGCGTAATATCGCACCAGGGTTTAATCGTGATTTCGTTATTGAAAAATGGGATTGGATTGATCCAAAAATTAGCGAAGATTTACGTGCAGAAGCCGATGCTATGGCTGATTACGATATCGAATTAGATATTACTGGTTATGATATTGATGGCGACATGATTGAAATTGCTAAGGCCAATGCACTGGAAGCGGGCTTAGGCGATGACATTACATTTAAACAATTAGCTGCTAAAGATTGGGAACCAACAAAGAAAAACGGTGTTATCGTCGCTAACCCACCATATGGTGAACGTTTAGGTGACGAAGAAACGGTCCACCAATTGTATAAAGAAATGGGTCAAGTATATCGGCCAATGAAAACTTGGAGTAAATATATTTTGACGAGCGATTTAGAATTTGAACAATTTTATGGTGAACGGGCTACTAAAAAACGTAAACTGTACAATGGTGCATTGCGGACGGACTTGTTCCAATTCTGGGGTAAAAAAGAGAGAACTCCTAAAGCTTGA
- the gpsB gene encoding cell division regulator GpsB, with protein MENLRFTPQDILQKEFKEKRMGVGFDPADVDAFLDDIMKDYDIFNKNTVELQEENRRLKAQVEELNRQLAAASTQKTATPTTGATNMDILKRLSNLERRVFGSQLEGNQDNGSHLL; from the coding sequence ATGGAAAACTTACGGTTTACTCCACAAGATATTTTGCAAAAAGAATTTAAAGAGAAACGAATGGGCGTTGGCTTTGATCCTGCTGACGTGGATGCATTTTTAGACGATATCATGAAAGACTATGATATTTTCAACAAGAATACAGTTGAGCTTCAAGAAGAAAACCGCCGTTTGAAGGCACAAGTTGAAGAATTGAACCGTCAATTGGCAGCAGCAAGCACTCAAAAAACGGCAACACCAACTACTGGCGCTACTAACATGGATATTTTGAAGCGTTTGAGCAATCTCGAACGCCGGGTGTTTGGCTCACAACTTGAAGGAAATCAAGATAATGGGTCACACTTGCTCTAA
- a CDS encoding DUF1273 domain-containing protein has translation MSRLWVTGYRSYELGVFGDSDPKLAVLKYAIRQALIQAIENGVDWIITGPQMGVEQWTAEVAVELKPDYPEIQVAMMVPFMDFGKQWNEANRGKLQSLYAQVDFHDSVSEKPYESPRQLQAYQSFMLTHTDTALLVYDVDHEGKSLFDYNLIMNWQEQHPYPLTLITMDDLQESAIDYGELQESDKFE, from the coding sequence ATGAGTCGTTTATGGGTAACAGGGTATCGAAGTTATGAACTTGGCGTGTTTGGAGATTCTGATCCAAAGCTTGCGGTGTTAAAATATGCAATTCGGCAAGCACTGATTCAAGCAATTGAAAATGGGGTTGATTGGATTATCACAGGACCACAGATGGGTGTTGAACAGTGGACGGCGGAAGTTGCAGTGGAATTAAAACCCGACTATCCCGAAATCCAAGTTGCTATGATGGTACCGTTTATGGATTTTGGTAAACAGTGGAATGAAGCAAATCGTGGTAAATTACAATCATTATATGCACAGGTTGATTTTCATGATAGCGTCAGTGAAAAGCCCTACGAAAGTCCACGCCAATTACAAGCATATCAATCGTTTATGTTGACGCACACTGATACGGCCTTGCTAGTTTATGATGTTGATCATGAAGGTAAGTCGTTGTTTGACTACAATTTAATTATGAATTGGCAAGAGCAACACCCATATCCATTGACGCTAATTACGATGGATGATTTACAAGAATCCGCGATTGATTACGGAGAATTACAAGAAAGTGATAAGTTCGAATAA
- the recU gene encoding Holliday junction resolvase RecU, producing the protein MIHYPNGSSFQQGKLATKKGAVKPVTNYGKRGMTLEEELNQANQYYQTKGLAVIHKKPTPVKIVNVNYPARSAAKITEAYFSQASTTDYNGIYRGHYVDFDAKETKNKTSIPLDNFHEHQIAHLKAITEQGGIGFVVIRFVVQDEVFVYPANRLIAYWQNKATGGRKSIPYAEIHDHGFRVPTQLNPTVPYLAAVDQLIAQLP; encoded by the coding sequence ATGATTCATTATCCGAATGGTAGTTCTTTCCAACAAGGTAAGCTCGCAACCAAAAAAGGCGCTGTTAAACCGGTGACTAACTATGGTAAACGTGGGATGACCTTGGAAGAAGAATTGAACCAAGCAAATCAATATTATCAGACTAAGGGACTCGCCGTCATTCATAAAAAACCCACACCGGTTAAAATCGTGAATGTAAATTACCCGGCTCGCTCAGCAGCTAAAATTACTGAGGCTTATTTTAGTCAGGCTTCAACTACCGATTATAATGGCATCTATCGCGGCCATTATGTGGACTTTGACGCCAAAGAAACAAAAAACAAAACTTCGATCCCACTGGATAATTTCCATGAACACCAAATTGCTCATTTAAAAGCAATCACGGAGCAAGGTGGGATTGGTTTTGTAGTGATTCGTTTTGTCGTTCAAGATGAAGTTTTTGTCTACCCAGCAAACCGACTCATTGCTTATTGGCAAAATAAAGCGACTGGTGGTCGTAAATCAATTCCCTATGCGGAAATTCATGACCATGGCTTTCGTGTACCAACGCAATTAAACCCAACAGTCCCATATTTGGCAGCTGTTGATCAATTAATTGCCCAACTACCCTAG